The following coding sequences lie in one Trichoderma breve strain T069 chromosome 1, whole genome shotgun sequence genomic window:
- a CDS encoding fungal specific transcription factor domain-containing protein produces MEFGPRKIEKRNRAPVSCEPCRARKQMCNRGQPCEGCTRRNQASLCRYAPNAIRNKARPPKVGNIQERLDNLEVMLASIAANPAAAGIGIGAAPDNHALPPELPHRHESGDGQVSYIDPSHWRAILDEIKEVREHLSAFDRPLAQEEPERKSVASEDGAGFMFGKFPVVDLEDIISTLPPRSACDALVAQYFNARFMVLGILHPVKFQREYEKFWDAPLKAPPLWIALLFSVLSLTTTLRNVAGGSTGPKSARPTAKTLQQRTVECLILGRFPNANAYALEAMILHLQSCYLTLNRLGSDHWFEMGTLIRLAFRMGYHHDPDGLPGISVFDGEMRRRVWHNIFQVDALMYPIAKSGVMAVFKRIVAHSQSLSLPTYDNTIMLDNEMREAYNNLPEILRGRDVGRSFMDPSNIIFERCTIEMLYLKGLIVLHRRYISYEVDGRRFEHSRRTCAEAALDILARQADLHQACQPGGRLYDDRWMVSSLTMHDFLLAAMVICLDLSVRLRRPSSVLVPGKDDDALTGREYHALQRSQTIWASSSQMSPEARLASLALGLMVQKVADKDARHIHLSKAPEEDLAAAASTQELPYAGPMSQMIDGTEGLDWGLLDQYFQNQPTDASQLDPFSIDPGWFDLPL; encoded by the exons ATGGAGTTTGGTCCAAGGAAGATTGAAAAGCGGAACCGGGCCCCTGTGTCTTGCGAACCATGTCGAGCTCGAAA GCAAATGTGCAACCGCGGTCAGCCGTGCGAAGGCTGTACCAGGCGGAATCAAGCGTCACTGTGTCGATATGCTCCCAATGCCATCAGGAACAAGGCTCGCCCTCCCAAGGTTGGCAACATCCAGGAGCGGCTGGATAACCTAGAGGTTATGCTGGCTTCGATTGCCGCGAATCCGGCCGCCGCTGGGATTGGCATAGGTGCGGCTCCCG ACAATCACGCCTTACCGCCTGAGCTGCCTCATCGCCACGAGtctggagatggccaagtcAGCTACATCGACCCCAGCCATTGGAGGGCCATCTTGGATGAAATCAAAGAGGTCAGAGAGCATCTGTCGGCCTTTGACCGCCCTCTGGCGCAGGAGGAGCCGGAGCGCAAGAGCGTTGCCTCGGAAGACGGTGCCGGATTTATGTTTGGCAAATTTCCGGTGGTCGATCTCGAAGATATCATCAGCACCCTGCCGCCGAGATCGGCATGCGATGCCCTTGTTGCCCAGTATTTCAACGCCAGATTCATGGTCCTGG GCATCCTGCACCCGGTCAAGTTCCAAAGGGAG TATGAAAAGTTCTGGGACGCTCCCCTCAAAGCACCTCCTCTCTGGATTGCTCTGCTCTTTTCCGTTCTCAGCCTCACAACCACTCTTCGCAATGTCGCCGGTGGTTCGACCGGGCCCAAATCTGCAAGGCCTACAGCCAAAACGCTGCAGCAAAGAACGGTTGAATGCCTGATCTTGGGACGTTTCCCTAATGCAAACGCGTATGCTCTAGAGGCCATGATACTGCATCTCCAGAGCTGCTACCTCACTCTCAATAGGCTCGGCTCCGATCACTGGTTTGAGATGGGCACTTTGATTCGCCTTGCCTTTAGAATGGGCTATCATCACGACCCGGACGGCTTACCAGGCATCTCAGTctttgatggagagatgCGGCGGCGCGTTTGGCATAACATATTCCAAGTGGACGCGCTCAT GTATCCAATCGCCAAGTCTGGTGTCATGGCCGTATTCAAAAGGATTGTTGCGCATTCACAGTCTTTGTCTCTCCCAACCTACGACAACACGATTATGTTAGATAACGAAATGAGGGAGGCGTACAACAACTTACCCGAAATCCTGAGAGGAAGAGACGTTGGTCGTTCTTTCATGGACCCATCGAACATCATCTTCGAGAGATGCACCATTGAAATGCTCTACTTGAAAGGTCTCATTGTTCTGCATCGGCGATACATCAGCTACGAGGTTGACGGCCGTCGATTTGAGCACTCTAGACGCACCTGTGCCGAAGCAGCTCTTGACATCCTGGCTCGCCAGGCAGATCTGCATCAAGCATGTCAACCCGGAGGGCGCTTGTATGATGACCGATGGATGGTCTCTTCACTGACCATGCACGACTTTCTTTTGGCTGCCATGGTCATCTGTCTGGATCTTTCTGTTCGTCTCCGGCGTCCTTCAAGCGTGTTAGTGCCTGGAAAAGATGACGACGCTCTTACTGGGCGAGAATACCATGCACTGCAGAGATCGCAGACGATATGGGCATCTAGTAGCCAGATGTCTCCAGAAGCACGTCTTGCATCTTTGGCGCTCGGCCTGATGGTGCAAAAAGTGGCTGACAAGGACGCCCGCCATATCCATCTGTCCAAggctccagaagaagatctggctgctgctgcttctacCCAAGAGCTTCCGTATGCAGGGCCCATGTCTCAGATGATTGATGGCACTGAAGGATTGGACTGG GGCTTGCTGGACCAGTACTTTCAGAATCAGCCAACGGATGCGTCACAATTGGATCCATTCAGCATTGATCCCGGTTGGTTTGACTTGCCGCTGTAG
- a CDS encoding short chain dehydrogenase domain-containing protein — protein sequence MSALHGLGSVIYGRVFVTLPIPNTPNDLSNQIMVVTGSNSGLGFESTRHLSRLGVGKIIMAVRTPSKGEAAKKEILKSTGKLDSSIEVWPIDMDNQASVKAFAERAALLPRLDGVLANAGIMTNQFVLSEGSEKTLNVNVINTFLLFFALLPTMRRSEQQTGNPCRFVIPNSALHYMAPLADLNDRNLLDRLNDVKQADMGGRYPLSKLLVLYAVREIAKRAKGRFIINTPNPSYCKSDLTREQDSAGVRIAEKIMARSTEEGSRTLVHGILTDESSHGQYLTNCKVQVPAKHVTNQWGQGVQKRFFDELLSKLDTISPDHGVYDFVRENTPPLETAGAVSTGWRGLRVEMTLGQAYPPT from the exons ATGTCTGCTCTACACGGGCTTGGCTCTGTCATCTATGGCAGAGTCTTTGTCACCCTCCCCATTCCAAATACACCAAACGACCTCTCTAATCAAATCATGGTCGTCACTGGCTCAAACAGCGGCCTCGGATTCGAGTCCACACGCCATCTCTCTCGCCTCGGTGTTGGCAAGATCATCATGGCTGTTCGAACACCCTCCAAGggagaagcagccaagaaagaAATACTCAAATCCACTGGAAAGCTCGATTCAAGCATCGAGGTGTGGCCCATTGACATGGATAACCAGGCGTCTGTCAAAGCATTTGCAGAACGAGCAGCTCTGCTGCCCCGACTCGACGGCGTCTTGGCCAACGCGGGCATCATGACAAACCAATTTGTACTTAGCGAGGGAAGCGAAAAGACGCTCAACGTCAACGTCATTAACACCTTTCTCCTGTTTTTCGCACTCCTCCCAACCATGCGCAGGTCAGAACAACAAACAGGCAACCCATGTCGCTTCGTCATTCCCAACAGCGCTCTGCATTACATGGCTCCTCTCGCTGATCTCAACGACAGAAACCTCCTGGATCGGCTGAATGACGTAAAACAGGCCGATATGGGCGGGAGATATCCACTTTCAAAACTTCTTGTTCTTTATGCTGTACGGGAAATTGCCAAGAGAGCCAAGGGcagattcatcatcaacactcCCAACCCTAGTTACTGCAAGTCCGACTTGACCAGAGAACAAGATTCGGCGGGGGTCCGAATCGCTGAGAAGATCATGGCTCGCTCCACAGAAGAGGGGAGCCGCACTTTGGTTCACGGGATCCTCACGGACGAAAGCAGCCACGGCCAGTACCTAACCAACTGCAAGGTCCAGGT GCCAGCGAAGCATGTCACAAACCAGTGGGGTCAAGGAGTTCAGAAGAGGTTCTTTGATGAGCTCCTTAGCAAGCTCGACACAATCTCTCCCG ACCACGGCGTCTATGACTTTGTACGAGAGAATACCCCGCCACTGGAGACGGCCGGTGCAGTTTCGACCGGATGGAGAGGTTTGAGGGTTGAAATGACGCTTGGACAGGCATATCCGCCGACATAG
- a CDS encoding sugar transporter domain-containing protein, which translates to MAEKTDLQREETRPDSIRDLKHGGATAEAIEAIRAEHELTFGEALKLYPKAIAWSGFVSIGVIMLAFDPQLIGNLYSTPQFARDFGHLYKGDWVIEASWQTALSMGNPIGQVLGALFAAYPMDYFGRKLTFAACVILTAGIVFIQFFSKTLGVLLAGELLAGLVLGMFVVIAPAYASEVCPTALRGHLTSFVNLCFVIGQLLGNGVTAGTSKLKNHWAYKIPFLLQWFWILVILPGMAFIPESPWWLVRKNRLEDAEKSLRRLASPKVNVQATLAFIVETDRLEQELEAGSTYWDCFKGDNWRRTEISMGVYCTQVLSGIYLINYGTFFFQQAGLPTDRAFDMSVGFLAVGFVGTLVSWGLMLKFGRRTLFVSGLAWLVVLQFVIGILDCIPGRPSGAIWAESSLMLIWNFFYDISIGPVCFVLLGECSATRVRSKTIAAATAAQGLLGIVMTVAIPYMINPEQANLQGKLGFFFGGLALICLIWSYFRVPETMGRTFEELDLLFDKKVPARQFKGYKLEGAVSAGAA; encoded by the exons ATGGCGGAGAAGACCGACCTACAACGCGAAGAGACGCGGCCAGACTCGATTCGCGACTTGAAGCATGGCGGTGCTACGGCCGAAGCCATCGAGGCTATTCGTGCCGAGCACGAGCTCACCTTTGGGGAGGCCCTGAAGCTGTAtcccaaggccattgccTGGTCAGGCTTTGTGTCCATTGGTGTCATCATGCTTGCCTTTGATCCCCAGCTCATCGGAAACCTGTACTCAACACCACAGTTTGCTCGTGACTTTGGACACCTGTACAAGGGAGAT TGGGTGATTGAAGCTTCCTGGCAGACGGCTCTCAGTATGGGCAACCCAATCGGACAAGTTCTCGGAGCACTCTTTGCTGCCTACCCCATGGATTACTTTGGTCGAAAACTCACCTTTGCTGCCTGTGTCATCCTCACCGCTGGCATTGTCTTCATCCAGTTCTTCTCCAAGACCCTCGGCGTCCTTCTTGCCGGAGAATTACTAGCCGGCCTTGTTCTGGGAATGTTTGTCGTCATAGCGCCGGCTTATGCCTCCGAAGTCTGTCCCACTGCTCTTCGTGGTCATCTCACCTCATTCGTCAACCTTTGCTTCGTTATCGGCCAACTTCTTGGAAACGGCGTCACTGCTGGTACCTCTAAGCTCAAAAATCACTGGGCTTACAAGATCCCTTTCCTGCTTCAGTGGTTTTGGATCCTTGTCATCCTCCCTGGTATGGCTTTCATTCCCGAAAGTCCGTGGTGGTTGGTTCGCAAGAACCGCTTGGAGGATGCTGAAAAATCGCTGAGACGATTGGCATCGCCCAAGGTCAATGTTCAAGCTACCTTGGCTTTCATTGTCGAGACGGATCGTTTGGAGCAGGAGCTCGAGGCTGGGAGCACATACTGGGATTGCTTCAAGGGAGACAACTGGCGCCGAACTGAGATTTCTATGGGTGTTTACTGCACTCAGGTTCTTAGCGGCATCTACCTCATCAACTATGgcacctttttcttccagcaAGCTGGCCTTCCTACTGACCGCGCCTTTGACATGTCTGTTGGATTCTTGG CTGTTGGATTCGTCGGAACTCTCGTCTCTTGGGGTCTCATGCTGAAATTCGGTCGCCGCACGCTCTTCGTATCGGGTCTCGCATGGCTCGTCGTCCTTCAGTtcgtcatcggcatcctCGATTGCATTCCCGGCCGACCTTCCGGCGCCATCTGGGCGGAATCATCCCTCATGCTCATCTGGAACTTCTTCTACGACATCTCCATCGGCCCCGTCTGCTTCGTCCTGCTTGGTGAATGCTCGGCTACACGTGTCCGTTCCAAGACAATCGCGGCCGCCACTGCTGCTCAGGGACTGTTGGGAATCGTCATGACCGTGGCCATTCCCTACATGATCAACCCGGAGCAAGCCAATTTGCAAGGCaagctgggcttcttctttggtggCCTTGCTCTTATCTGCTTGATTTGGTCTTATTTCCGCGTTCCTGAGACTATGGGTCGTACCTTTGAGGAACTTGATCTTCTCTTCGACAAGAAGGTGCCTGCGAGGCAGTTCAAGGGCTACAAACTGGAGGGCGCAGTATCGGCGGGCGCGGCGTGA